A window of Phycobacter azelaicus contains these coding sequences:
- a CDS encoding NAD(P)(+) transhydrogenase (Re/Si-specific) subunit beta — protein sequence MEYGFTTAAYVVAAVLFILSLGGLSGQESAKRAVWYGIVGMAIAVFATLIGPGSGFWLLSLVLIAAGGLIGYQLASKVEMTQMPELVAGMHALVGLAAVFVGFNAHFELGNVLAMDEAAKKSLEGFAALLAKKDAVEINILRVEASLGIWIGAVTFTGSVIAYGKLSGRVTSAATKLPGGHALNAGAAGLSFLCLIWYLSSGSVLPLLILTVAALFIGYHLIMGIGGADMPVVVSMLNSYSGWAAAAIGFSLGNDLLIVVGALVGSSGAILSYIMCKAMNRSFISVILGGFGGTSGPAMEVEGEQVAIDADGVAQALDEADSIIIIPGYGMAVAQAQSNVAELTRRLRAKGKEVRFAIHPVAGRLPGHMNVLLAEAKVPYDIVLEMDEINEDFPDTDVAIVIGSNDIVNPAAQEDPNSPIAGMPVLECWKAKQVFVSKRGQGTGYSGIENPLFYKENTRMFYGDAKKSLDDLLTKIN from the coding sequence GTGCTCTTCATCCTTTCGCTGGGCGGCCTTTCAGGGCAGGAAAGCGCAAAGCGCGCAGTCTGGTATGGCATTGTCGGCATGGCAATTGCGGTCTTCGCAACGCTAATCGGGCCGGGCTCCGGCTTCTGGCTGTTGTCGCTGGTGCTGATCGCTGCTGGTGGTCTGATCGGCTATCAACTGGCAAGCAAGGTCGAAATGACCCAGATGCCAGAGCTTGTGGCTGGCATGCATGCGCTGGTCGGTCTTGCCGCGGTTTTCGTGGGCTTCAACGCACATTTCGAACTGGGCAATGTTCTGGCCATGGACGAGGCTGCGAAAAAGTCGCTTGAAGGTTTTGCTGCGCTTCTTGCCAAAAAGGACGCGGTCGAGATCAATATCCTGCGCGTCGAAGCCTCGCTGGGTATCTGGATCGGGGCTGTGACCTTTACCGGGTCGGTGATTGCTTATGGTAAGCTGTCAGGCCGGGTGACATCGGCTGCGACCAAGCTGCCGGGCGGTCATGCGCTCAATGCAGGAGCGGCGGGTCTCTCGTTCCTGTGCCTGATCTGGTACCTCTCCTCCGGTTCGGTTCTGCCGCTGCTGATCCTGACCGTGGCTGCGCTGTTCATTGGCTACCATCTGATCATGGGCATCGGCGGCGCCGACATGCCGGTGGTTGTCTCGATGCTGAACTCCTACTCGGGCTGGGCGGCCGCTGCGATCGGCTTCTCCCTTGGTAATGACCTTTTGATCGTTGTGGGTGCGCTGGTTGGTTCTTCGGGTGCGATCCTCTCTTACATCATGTGTAAGGCGATGAATCGCTCTTTCATCTCAGTGATCCTCGGCGGCTTTGGTGGCACTTCGGGTCCGGCAATGGAGGTCGAGGGCGAACAGGTCGCGATCGACGCCGACGGCGTCGCACAGGCGCTGGATGAGGCTGACAGCATCATCATCATCCCGGGCTACGGCATGGCTGTTGCACAGGCTCAGTCCAACGTGGCAGAGCTGACGCGCCGTTTGCGTGCTAAGGGCAAAGAGGTTCGTTTTGCGATCCACCCTGTTGCGGGCCGACTGCCGGGGCACATGAACGTGCTTCTGGCCGAGGCCAAGGTGCCTTATGACATCGTTCTGGAAATGGACGAGATCAACGAGGATTTCCCGGATACCGATGTGGCCATCGTCATTGGCTCCAACGACATTGTGAACCCTGCTGCACAGGAAGACCCGAACAGCCCCATCGCCGGCATGCCGGTTCTGGAATGCTGGAAGGCAAAGCAGGTATTCGTCTCCAAACGCGGTCAGGGCACCGGCTATTCCGGCATCGAGAACCCGCTGTTCTACAAGGAAAACACGCGCATGTTCTACGGCGATGCCAAGAAGTCGCTGGACGACCTTCTGACCAAAATCAACTGA
- a CDS encoding DUF3422 family protein, protein MPPIQDHPLRYQLANELHARPFPTMTCPSTVVYLAIKQPEEAVHRDRSLDIAHLVDLLDRHGAPHPKPGATHHAAKLGRHMLKWEQHTEFVSYTLYSDGVSERPFDPVDFEVFPADWLEQAPGQRITSLMVRVLERPQTSAIKSILQDWLVPESMAVSRVLDDNAVVAGDFRIDPAGHMRFVAFVNRETGSRRIGRIIQRLCEIETYRAMSMLGFSRARSLTPTIGNLDTHLSEIMVEMTGSSVPAEQTLSHLLTVSAELEAMAARAAFRFGATGAYEALVNQRIKLLREERLEGYQTFSEFMLRRYEPAMRTVKSTEKRLVTLADRARRAGELLRTRVDVERSAQNQALLESMDRRADTALRLQHTVEGLSVVAISYYAVSLASYALYPLAGPVGLSKGMMTGLITLPVVALVWLAVRRIRKKLH, encoded by the coding sequence ATGCCCCCGATCCAGGATCACCCGTTGCGCTATCAGCTCGCCAATGAGTTGCACGCCCGGCCCTTCCCGACAATGACCTGTCCCAGTACCGTCGTTTACCTGGCGATCAAACAGCCCGAGGAGGCGGTGCATCGGGACCGGAGCCTGGACATTGCGCATCTTGTGGATCTCCTTGATCGGCACGGCGCGCCGCATCCCAAGCCGGGCGCCACCCATCACGCAGCCAAGCTGGGCCGTCACATGCTCAAGTGGGAGCAGCACACCGAATTCGTGAGCTACACCCTGTACAGCGATGGGGTCAGCGAACGCCCCTTTGACCCCGTGGATTTCGAGGTATTCCCTGCGGACTGGCTGGAGCAGGCACCGGGGCAGCGGATCACCTCCCTGATGGTACGGGTTCTTGAACGGCCGCAAACCTCCGCTATCAAATCCATTCTGCAGGACTGGCTTGTCCCCGAGAGCATGGCTGTGTCGCGGGTTCTGGATGACAATGCGGTTGTCGCCGGGGATTTCCGTATCGATCCGGCTGGGCATATGCGCTTTGTTGCCTTTGTGAACCGGGAAACCGGCAGCCGCCGTATCGGACGCATTATTCAACGGCTCTGCGAGATCGAAACCTATCGTGCGATGTCGATGCTGGGGTTCTCCCGCGCGCGCAGTCTTACGCCGACTATTGGCAACCTTGACACGCATCTTAGCGAGATCATGGTTGAAATGACCGGCAGCAGCGTGCCGGCAGAGCAGACCCTGTCGCATCTGCTGACCGTGTCCGCCGAGTTGGAAGCAATGGCGGCACGTGCCGCCTTTCGGTTTGGCGCAACCGGGGCCTATGAGGCCTTGGTGAACCAGCGGATCAAGCTGTTGCGGGAAGAGCGGCTCGAGGGCTACCAAACCTTTTCAGAGTTCATGCTGCGCCGGTATGAGCCGGCGATGCGAACGGTGAAATCCACCGAAAAACGCCTGGTGACGCTGGCGGATCGGGCGCGTAGAGCAGGGGAGTTGCTTCGGACCCGGGTGGATGTGGAGCGCAGCGCGCAGAACCAGGCGCTGCTGGAGAGCATGGACCGGCGGGCGGATACCGCTTTGCGCCTGCAACACACGGTCGAGGGACTGTCCGTTGTTGCGATCAGCTACTACGCGGTCTCCCTTGCCTCCTACGCGCTCTATCCCCTCGCCGGGCCCGTGGGGCTCAGCAAGGGGATGATGACTGGGCTGATCACTCTGCCGGTTGTGGCGCTGGTGTGGCTCGCTGTGCGGCGGATCCGGAAGAAACTGCATTGA
- a CDS encoding YeeE/YedE family protein: MFETLGFEETTAREASVLFALGIGLVFGVLAQLTSFCLRRTITGSDRSQAAGVWALALAVAVLGTQGAVSQGWISFEDHRLLAADLPVLAVVTGGLMFGAGMILTRGCVSRLMVLSGTGNLRALLVIAVFAITAHATLKGILAPLRTSLGSVTLPLGETASLAALPGGGLVWAALIAIAALVVALRSGNRIPALAGAAVIGLLVPLAWVGTGYVLYDEFDPIAMESLSFTAPSADSLFYVVASSAVSGSFGTGLVGGVLVGALIAALMTGRFQWQSFESPAQTGRYLFGAVLMGVGGVLAGGCTVGAGLAGVPTLGVAAILALAAIILGGIATHAALNAVSSGSAAQRATPAPQPAE, encoded by the coding sequence ATGTTCGAAACACTTGGTTTTGAAGAGACCACGGCCCGCGAGGCATCTGTTCTCTTCGCGCTTGGCATTGGTCTTGTCTTTGGCGTGCTGGCGCAGCTCACCAGCTTCTGCCTGCGCCGCACCATCACCGGCAGCGACCGCAGCCAGGCGGCCGGCGTCTGGGCGCTGGCCCTGGCGGTTGCAGTCCTTGGCACCCAAGGCGCCGTCTCACAGGGCTGGATCAGCTTTGAGGATCACCGTCTGCTGGCCGCTGATTTGCCGGTTCTGGCTGTTGTCACCGGAGGGCTGATGTTCGGCGCGGGCATGATCCTCACGCGCGGCTGTGTCTCCCGACTGATGGTGCTGAGCGGCACCGGCAACCTGCGCGCGCTTCTGGTGATTGCCGTCTTTGCCATCACCGCCCATGCCACCCTTAAAGGAATTCTGGCGCCGCTGCGCACAAGCCTAGGTTCGGTCACCCTTCCCCTGGGCGAAACGGCTTCTCTGGCGGCGCTGCCGGGCGGAGGCCTCGTCTGGGCCGCCCTGATTGCCATTGCCGCGCTGGTGGTCGCCCTGCGGTCTGGCAATCGCATCCCGGCCCTTGCGGGGGCAGCTGTCATCGGCCTCTTGGTGCCGCTGGCCTGGGTCGGCACAGGCTATGTTCTCTATGATGAATTCGACCCCATCGCGATGGAGAGCCTCTCGTTCACCGCGCCGTCAGCCGATTCGCTGTTCTACGTGGTCGCCTCAAGCGCCGTGTCCGGCAGCTTTGGAACCGGTCTTGTGGGCGGTGTGCTGGTCGGTGCACTGATCGCTGCGCTGATGACAGGCCGGTTCCAGTGGCAGAGCTTTGAAAGCCCTGCGCAAACCGGTCGCTACCTCTTCGGGGCAGTTCTGATGGGCGTCGGCGGTGTTCTGGCCGGAGGCTGCACCGTAGGCGCAGGCCTTGCAGGCGTTCCGACCCTTGGTGTGGCCGCCATTCTGGCGCTTGCCGCGATCATCCTCGGCGGCATCGCCACCCATGCTGCGCTCAATGCAGTTTCTTCCGGATCCGCCGCACAGCGAGCCACACCAGCGCCACAACCGGCAGAGTGA